One window of Paludibacter propionicigenes WB4 genomic DNA carries:
- a CDS encoding OmpA family protein, translated as MKRHITIVLILLFCSMLQAQEKQQYLHLTVGGGLHNLSYNLQNGTQSGKFGKTINAGYSYFFTQHWGIQSGLGLQWFNAHSTINFLSATPQVDIDGENFEFRVNYNNWQEKQQALFLDIPLTLQYRHALSNKISLQGSAGGKISIPISSSYTTTGGSITTTGYYSRLNAELSNLPEFGFTTTTDSYNNKLSLRPSYMAIADLGGLYSLSPKIDLYVGAYINYGLNNALKKDTKEIYQLDAVYNGVLASTQTTKVTPMSLGVKVGIYFRLAKTREIKIAVELPVITQPAEPAQKTDTVIVSQKIDTVSKIVVEQPVIKDPTPIEKEKRTEQPLDTVSTITINFTQNSDKTIHEEADKLKELTDMLKANPNQCLQITGHTCNWGTRKNNLRIGLRRANSVKSKLIKQGAPAKKIFTESKGEAEPLVPNTSEVNRKKNRRVEIKVVKCK; from the coding sequence ATGAAAAGACATATTACAATAGTGCTGATTCTTCTTTTTTGCAGTATGCTGCAAGCTCAGGAAAAACAACAGTATCTGCATCTGACAGTAGGTGGCGGGTTGCATAATCTCTCGTACAACCTGCAAAACGGGACGCAAAGTGGCAAATTCGGAAAAACGATAAATGCAGGATACAGTTACTTCTTTACTCAGCACTGGGGGATACAGTCCGGACTCGGGCTGCAGTGGTTCAACGCCCATTCAACAATTAACTTTTTATCGGCAACGCCTCAGGTTGACATCGATGGAGAAAACTTCGAATTCCGCGTTAATTACAACAACTGGCAGGAAAAACAGCAAGCCTTATTTCTGGATATCCCCTTGACGCTTCAGTACCGACATGCATTGAGTAACAAAATAAGTCTTCAGGGATCGGCCGGTGGCAAGATATCTATTCCCATTAGCAGCAGCTATACAACCACCGGCGGTAGCATAACCACCACCGGTTATTACTCCCGATTAAACGCGGAACTAAGCAACTTACCTGAGTTTGGATTTACAACTACTACGGACAGTTATAATAACAAGTTATCATTGCGTCCATCATATATGGCTATAGCCGATCTGGGAGGACTTTATTCCTTGTCGCCCAAAATTGACTTGTACGTGGGAGCTTACATTAACTATGGGCTGAACAATGCATTGAAAAAAGACACGAAAGAAATTTATCAACTTGATGCTGTGTACAATGGAGTATTGGCAAGTACTCAAACGACCAAAGTAACCCCCATGTCTCTAGGTGTCAAAGTCGGAATCTATTTCCGGTTAGCGAAAACCCGCGAGATAAAAATTGCAGTTGAACTTCCGGTAATCACTCAACCAGCAGAACCTGCTCAAAAAACAGATACGGTGATTGTCTCTCAAAAAATAGATACTGTTAGCAAAATAGTCGTAGAACAACCAGTCATCAAAGACCCTACTCCTATTGAAAAAGAAAAGAGAACAGAACAGCCATTAGATACAGTATCTACGATCACGATCAATTTTACTCAGAATTCGGACAAAACAATACATGAAGAAGCCGATAAACTAAAAGAACTGACTGATATGCTGAAAGCAAACCCGAACCAGTGCCTACAGATCACCGGTCATACCTGTAATTGGGGAACGCGTAAAAACAATCTTCGGATTGGATTAAGAAGAGCGAATAGTGTAAAATCTAAACTCATCAAGCAAGGAGCACCTGCAAAGAAAATATTCACAGAAAGCAAAGGTGAAGCAGAACCTCTTGTTCCAAACACTTCAGAAGTAAATCGCAAAAAGAACAGAAGAGTAGAAATCAAAGTGGTGAAGTGTAAATAA